Proteins from a genomic interval of Odontesthes bonariensis isolate fOdoBon6 chromosome 7, fOdoBon6.hap1, whole genome shotgun sequence:
- the miox gene encoding inositol oxygenase has product MRIVNIGPDPSLAYRPDMQKCENKEKEDYRNFESGNLFDRVFNTYSLMHTHQTLGFVKQKHSEWTNYNHTQMGMMDAIMSLDQLVDESDPDVDFPNSFHAFQTAEGIRQEHPDRDWFQLVGLIHDVGKIMALWDEPQWSVVGDTFPVGCKFQNSIVFRDKTFMNNPDDKDPKYNTEHGMYKPNCGLDNVLMSWGHDEYLYRVLKFNKCSVPEEGLYMIRFHSFYPWHAHGDYMHLCNDKDLRMLPWVKEFNKYDLYTKTTNMPDVNELKPYYQSLIDKYCPGILKW; this is encoded by the exons AGTGTGAAAACAAGGAGAAGGAAGACTACAGAAATTTTGAG AGTGGAAACTTATTCGACCGTGTCTTCAACACATACAGCCTGAtgcacacccaccaaactctgGGGTTTGTAAAGCAAAAG CACTCTGAATGGACCAACTACAACCACACTCAGATGGGGATGATGGACGCCATCATGTCTCTAGATCAGCTGGTGGATGAGTCTGATCCTGACGTGGACTTCCCCAACTCCTTCCACGCCTTTCAGACTGCTGAAGGCATCCGCCAAGAACACCCGGATAGAG ACTGGTTCCAGCTGGTGGGTCTGATCCATGATGTCGGGAAGATCATGGCTCTGTGGGATGAACCACAG TGGTCTGTAGTGGGCGATACCTTCCCCGTAGGCTGCAAATTCCAAAATTCCATCGTGTTCAGAGACAAAACCTTCATGAATAATCCAGACGACAAAGATCCAAAATACAA CACTGAACATGGGATGTATAAACCAAACTGTGGCCTTGACAATGTCCTCATGTCCTGGGGTCATGACG AATATCTCTACAGAGTTCTGAAGTTCAACAAGTGCTCTGTCCCAGAGGAG GGGTTGTACATGATTCGCTTCCATTCCTTCTACCCCTGGCACGCCCACGGAGATTACATGCATCTGTGCAATGACAAAGACCTGCGCATGCTACCCTGGGTCAAAGAGTTCAA TAAATATGACCTGTACACCAAAACCACCAATATGCCCGATGTCAACGAGCTGAAGCCGTACTACCAGTCTCTGATCGACAAGTACTGCCCTGGAATACTGAAGTGGTGA
- the lmf2a gene encoding lipase maturation factor 2a, with amino-acid sequence MGGIVLPRRMFLWSMAVIYMIAFVSLYVQIPGLYGNDGLLPARWQLRYSGKPLLEQLLSSPTLLWLGPWLGLDTHTSMELLCLAGAALSLAATLVEALRDSVVFFCLWALYLSMYQVGQVFLYFQWDNLLLETGFLCILVAPLTLIRGPRAVREHDRVTFWLIRWLLFRLMLASGVVKLTSRCPTWWGLTALTYHYETQCIPTPPAWFAHQLPVWWQKLSVVATLVIEIPVTLLFFSPLRRLRLGAFYLQVLLQLLIILSGNYNFFNLLTLALCLSLLDDRHVRFWLRKTDETGDENNDSKLQLWLCYLLELAVWSLVIFGTIICFDLQVDKTKKSISSQTAFTYHHFNQFLKAVTIPSVWIGVLSLTWEMVTSMFRCACVSGFLKRFWGMIQWMVFAAATASMFAVSLVPFTFIEYDSNARLWPGVRQAYDVVDRYQLVNSYGLFRRMTGVGGRPEVVIEGSHDMATWTEIEFMYKPGNLSAPPPVVTPHQPRLDWQMWFAALGPHTQAPWFTSLMYKLLQGKTEVIELIQTDVSKYPFHQEPPTYLRAHRYRYWFTEPKTDGTYPQRWWRRVYDEEYYPIVHLGNTFLEGMLNQYGLKEKSAPRRVSSTTVAQAVRWVRSQVRGIPAHTLIWTLIACSATFCLLQGLRKGNKQRKDQANEAAATVSDHTQDASDGSPDHLKEVDEEQEEEEEEEEGEEGGGNSEDELEEGEGEEKDTVSDDEEKEEDDRMER; translated from the exons ATGGGGGGAATCGTCCTTCCACGGCGCATGTTCCTCTGGAGCATGGCGGTCATCTACATGATTGCTTTCGTCTCCCTCTATGTGCAGATACCAG GTCTCTATGGTAATGACGGGCTGCTGCCGGCCCGTTGGCAGCTGCGGTACAGTGGGAAGCCTCTGCTGGAGCAGCTGCTGTCCTCTCCCACACTTCTGTGGCTGGGACCGTGGCTTGGCCTGGACACTCACACCTCCATGGAGCTGTTGTGCCTCGCAGGGGCTGCGCTGAGCCTCGCCGCCACGCTAGTGGAGGCTCTTCGAGACAGTGTGGTGTTTTTCTGCCTCTGGGCCTTGTACCTGTCCATGTACCAA GTGGGTCAGGTTTTCCTCTACTTCCAGTG GGATAACCTGCTTCTAGAGACGGGGTTCCTATGCATCCTTGTTGCTCCACTGACATTAATCAGGGGACCACGAGCCGTCAGGGAGCACGATCGTGTCACCTTCTGGCTGATTCGCTGGCTGCTCTTCAGACTGATGTTGGCCTCTGGAGTGGTGAAGCTCACGTCACGCTGTCCCACGTGGTGGGGTCTCACAG CTCTGACATATCACTATGAGACTCAGTGTATCCCTACTCCACCGGCCTGGTTTGCCCACCAGTTGCCAGTGTGGTGGCAGAAGCTGAGTGTGGTGGCAACCCTTGTCATAGAGATCCCTGTGACTTTACTCTTCTTCAGTCCGCTGCGAAGGTTGCGACTGGGAGCTTTTTACTTGCAG GTGCTGCTTCAACTTCTCATCATTCTGTCTGGCAACTACAACTTCTTCAACCTGCTGACGCTGGCCCTCTGCCTGTCTCTCCTGGACGATCGGCATGTGCGTTTCTGGCTGCGCAAGACAGATGAGACCGGAGACGAGAACAATG ACTCGAAGCTGCAGTTGTGGCTGTGTTACCTGCTGGAGCTGGCAGTCTGGTCTCTCGTGATCTTTGGAACAATCATCTGCTTTGATCTGCAGGTGGACAAAACTAAGAAAAGCATCTCATCTCAGACAG CATTCACGTACCACCACTTTAACCAGTTTTTGAAGGCTGTCACCATCCCCTCTGTCTGGATTGGCGTCCTTTCTCTCACCTGGGAGATGGTCACATCTATGTTCAG GTGTGCGTGTGTCTCTGGTTTCCTGAAGAGGTTCTGGGGAATGATCCAGTGGATGGTGTTCGCTGCTGCCACTGCCTCCATGTTCGCTGTCAGTCTG GTGCCATTTACTTTCATAGAGTATGACTCGAATGCACGTTTGTGGCCGGGGGTGCGTCAGGCCTACGATGTGGTGGATCGCTACCAACTGGTCAACTCATACGGCCTGTTCAGAAGGATGACCGGAGTCGGTGGGAGGCCAGAGGTCGTCATCGAGGGAAGCCACGACATGGCCACGTGGACG GAGATTGAGTTCATGTATAAGCCAGGGAACCTGAGTGCACCTCCTCCGGTGGTGACTCCACACCAGCCCAGGTTGGACTGGCAGATGTGGTTTGCTGCTCTGGGCCCGCACACGCAGGCTCCATGGTTTACCAGCCTGATGTACAAACTGCTGCAGGGAAAAACAGAAG TGATTGAGCTGATCCAGACGGATGTATCCAAGTATCCCTTTCACCAGGAGCCTCCCACCTACCTCCGAGCTCACCGCTACAGATACTGGTTCACTGAACCGAAGACTGACGG CACCTACCCTCAGCGTTGGTGGCGGAGAGTCTACGATGAGGAATATTATCCCATTGTGCACCTGGGAAACACCTTCCTGGAAGGCATGCTCAACCAGTACGGGCTCAAG GAAAAATCCGCTCCACGCCGTGTATCCAGCACCACTGTTGCCCAAGCAGTGAGGTGGGTGCGCTCCCAGGTCAGAGGCATTCCTGCCCACACGCTAATCTGGACCCTCATTGCCTGCAGCGCCACCTTCTGTCTGCTCCAAGGATTGCGCaaaggaaacaaacaaagaaaagaccagGCCAACGAGGCCGCTGCCACCGTGAGCGATCACACACAAGATGCTTCTGATGGTTCTCCGGACCATCTCAAGGAGGTGGATGAAGaacaagaagaagaggaggaggaggaagagggtgaAGAGGGTGGAGGGAACAGTGAAGATGAATTGGAGGAGGGTGAAGGGGAGGAGAAAGACACTGTTAGTGACGACGAAGAAAAGGAGGAAGACGACAGGATGGAGAGATGA